A single Fusobacterium hominis DNA region contains:
- a CDS encoding AbgT family transporter, protein MENEKKKIKDSHEIGGFLRGVEIIGNKLPHPAMLFLILSLIVILISHFVASTGASVTYFDAKAKTEVTKKAVSLLNKEGLAYMFNTATTNFTGFAPLGTVLVAMLGVGVAEWTGLFNSTLKKLLMNANTRYLTPIVIFAGIMSNIASDAGYLVVVPIGAIIFAMAGRHPLAGIAAAFAGVSGGFSANLVLGTTDPLLTGITNQALTAAGIDIQLAPTCNWYFLAASTVFLTIVGTIITDKIVEKNLGPYTGTYQPDNDPVTELESKGLRNALISLIIYCVIMGFLMFPHNAVFKSLQPDGEMTLKGFLHGGLIPGILLLFLIPGLAYGKTIGKIKTSHDIVEAMTTSMKSMSGYLVLTFFASQFIAYFGKTNLGTIVSFKGADALEAAGLTGFPLIILFIFLSAFLNLFMGSASAKWAIMAPIFVPMMYRLGLSPALTQVAYRIGDSSTNIITPLMSYFSVIVILMQKYDKKSGLGTLMSLMLPYSLSFLIFWSLLMGIWILIGLPVGPEAPLFI, encoded by the coding sequence ATGGAAAACGAAAAGAAAAAGATTAAAGATTCACATGAGATAGGTGGATTTTTAAGAGGAGTAGAAATAATTGGAAATAAACTACCGCATCCAGCAATGTTGTTTCTTATCCTTTCTTTAATAGTAATTCTTATCTCACATTTTGTTGCATCTACTGGAGCTAGCGTTACTTACTTTGATGCTAAAGCTAAAACTGAGGTGACAAAAAAGGCTGTTTCCTTATTGAATAAAGAAGGGCTTGCATATATGTTTAATACTGCTACTACTAACTTTACAGGATTTGCTCCTTTAGGAACTGTACTAGTTGCTATGTTAGGGGTAGGAGTTGCAGAATGGACTGGACTTTTTAATTCAACTCTTAAAAAACTATTGATGAATGCAAATACTAGATACTTAACACCTATAGTTATTTTTGCAGGTATTATGTCTAATATAGCATCAGATGCTGGTTATTTAGTAGTTGTTCCTATTGGTGCTATAATATTTGCTATGGCTGGTAGACATCCTCTAGCTGGGATAGCTGCAGCTTTTGCTGGAGTATCAGGAGGATTTTCAGCTAACCTTGTTTTAGGAACTACTGACCCATTGCTTACTGGTATCACTAACCAAGCTCTTACTGCTGCTGGTATTGATATTCAATTAGCTCCAACATGTAACTGGTATTTTCTAGCTGCTTCAACAGTATTTTTAACAATTGTTGGTACTATTATTACAGATAAAATAGTAGAAAAAAATCTTGGCCCTTATACTGGTACTTATCAACCTGATAATGATCCTGTTACTGAGCTTGAAAGTAAAGGTTTAAGAAATGCTTTAATTTCTTTGATTATATATTGTGTAATTATGGGATTTTTAATGTTCCCTCATAATGCTGTATTTAAAAGTCTTCAACCAGATGGAGAAATGACACTAAAAGGATTTTTACACGGTGGTTTAATTCCAGGTATCTTACTTTTATTCTTAATCCCTGGACTTGCTTATGGTAAAACTATCGGTAAAATAAAAACATCTCACGATATAGTAGAAGCAATGACTACATCTATGAAATCTATGAGTGGATATCTAGTATTGACTTTCTTTGCTTCTCAGTTTATTGCATACTTTGGAAAAACTAATTTGGGAACTATAGTATCTTTTAAAGGTGCAGATGCTCTAGAAGCTGCTGGACTTACAGGATTCCCTCTAATTATATTATTTATATTCTTATCTGCATTTTTAAATTTATTTATGGGATCAGCCTCTGCAAAATGGGCTATTATGGCACCTATATTTGTACCTATGATGTATAGACTTGGACTATCACCAGCTCTTACTCAAGTTGCTTATCGTATTGGAGATTCATCAACTAATATAATCACTCCGTTGATGTCATACTTCTCAGTAATTGTTATATTAATGCAAAAATATGATAAAAAATCAGGACTTGGAACTTTAATGTCTTTAATGCTTCCATATTCATTATCATTCTTGATTTTCTGGTCTTTATTAATGGGAATTTGGATTTTAATAGGACTTCCAGTAGGACCGGAAGCACCTCTATTTATATAG
- the obgE gene encoding GTPase ObgE — protein sequence MFIDEVVITVKAGNGGDGSAAFRREKYIQFGGPDGGDGGNGGNVIFLADPNINTLIDFKFKKLFKAQNGENGQKKQMYGKTGEDLIIKVPVGTQIRDVETGKLLLDMNVPGESRLLLKGGRGGYGNVHFKSSVRKTPKIAGKGREGAEIKVKLELKLLADVALVGYPSVGKSSFINKVSAANSKVGNYHFTTLEPKLGVVRLEEGKSFVIADIPGLIEGAHQGVGLGYKFLRHIERCKMICHLVDVSEIEGRDAIQDYENINSELRKFSEKLAAKKQIVLANKMDLLWDMEKYEKFKAHVEAQGNEVFPVSVILNEGIKEVLYKMWNTLQKVEREPLEEEANIDEVLQELKGEAENFVITQDEDGVYVVEGRVVDEVLAKYVVTMDDESLVNFLHMMRSLGLEEALRDAGVEDGDTVRIAEVEFEYVE from the coding sequence ATGTTTATAGATGAAGTTGTAATAACTGTTAAAGCAGGAAATGGTGGAGATGGTTCAGCAGCCTTTAGAAGAGAAAAATATATACAATTTGGAGGACCTGATGGTGGAGATGGAGGAAATGGAGGAAATGTAATTTTTCTAGCAGATCCTAATATCAACACTCTAATTGATTTTAAATTTAAAAAACTTTTTAAGGCTCAAAATGGTGAAAATGGGCAAAAGAAACAAATGTATGGAAAAACTGGAGAAGATTTAATAATAAAAGTTCCTGTAGGAACTCAAATTAGAGACGTAGAAACAGGGAAATTACTATTGGATATGAATGTTCCTGGTGAATCAAGATTACTATTAAAAGGTGGAAGAGGTGGATACGGAAATGTACACTTTAAATCTTCAGTAAGAAAGACACCTAAAATTGCTGGAAAAGGTCGTGAAGGAGCAGAAATAAAAGTAAAGCTTGAGTTAAAATTATTAGCTGATGTAGCTTTAGTTGGATATCCATCAGTTGGAAAATCAAGTTTTATAAATAAAGTATCTGCAGCTAATTCAAAAGTTGGAAACTATCACTTTACAACACTTGAACCTAAATTAGGAGTTGTGAGATTAGAAGAAGGAAAATCTTTTGTAATTGCTGATATTCCAGGACTTATCGAAGGAGCTCATCAAGGAGTAGGATTAGGATATAAGTTTTTAAGACACATTGAAAGATGTAAGATGATATGTCATCTTGTTGATGTTTCTGAAATAGAAGGAAGAGACGCTATTCAAGACTATGAAAATATAAATAGTGAGTTAAGAAAATTCAGTGAAAAGCTTGCTGCTAAAAAACAAATAGTTTTAGCAAACAAAATGGATCTTTTGTGGGATATGGAGAAATATGAGAAGTTTAAAGCTCATGTTGAAGCACAAGGAAATGAAGTTTTCCCAGTATCTGTAATACTAAATGAAGGAATAAAAGAAGTTTTATATAAGATGTGGAATACACTTCAAAAAGTAGAAAGAGAGCCATTAGAAGAAGAAGCAAATATTGATGAAGTACTTCAAGAATTAAAAGGTGAAGCTGAAAACTTCGTAATTACTCAAGATGAAGATGGAGTATATGTAGTTGAAGGTAGAGTAGTAGATGAAGTTCTGGCTAAGTATGTAGTTACTATGGATGATGAATCACTTGTAAACTTCTTACATATGATGAGATCTTTAGGTCTAGAAGAGGCTTTAAGAGATGCTGGAGTTGAAGATGGAGATACAGTAAGAATAGCTGAAGTTGAATTTGAGTATGTAGAATAA
- a CDS encoding AbgT family transporter, with amino-acid sequence MDQKLTTHKTTKLDKFLNFVEIAGNKLPHPVAMFFGFFVITIILSYVLSKMGVAVTYSEISKSTGEVIKKTTTVQNLITTAGIRGIFTSAVKNFTGHAALGSIVVAMLGVGLADGTGLLSALIKKLVLSTPRVLVSAIVVFAGVMSNIASDAGYVVLIPLGAVIFASFGRHPLAGIAAAFAGVSGGFSANLLIGTTDPLLGGISTSAAQIVLPGYVVDATANYFFMFASTFLITIIGAWLTDKVVEPRLGEYTGPKLEVDSDAELTKQERRGLFLSLISVIIFVVVVVFMIIPEDAVFKLSAKEIQAFIAENHREPGTMELLKPFFSDSIVFVLMLAFFIPGLVYGVSAGTVKDHRDVIQALVKSMASCGQVFVIIFISAQFVYVFTKSNIGIVIAVKLANVLKDMGITGIAAAVGLIFLTAFVNLFIGGASSKWLMLSPVFIPMFVELGLTPEYTQLAYRIGDSTTNVISPLMSYFPIIVGFASKYAKNEGNMGMGTVIAMMLPYSMVFLFAWTVLFVVWTLLGLPIGPGVSMFM; translated from the coding sequence ATGGATCAGAAATTGACGACGCACAAGACTACCAAATTAGACAAATTTTTGAACTTTGTAGAGATTGCAGGAAATAAACTTCCTCACCCAGTAGCAATGTTCTTTGGATTCTTTGTAATCACAATTATACTATCTTATGTATTATCAAAGATGGGAGTTGCAGTAACTTATTCTGAGATTTCAAAATCTACAGGAGAAGTTATAAAAAAGACAACTACAGTTCAAAACCTTATTACTACAGCTGGAATTAGAGGAATATTTACATCAGCTGTTAAAAACTTTACAGGACATGCTGCATTAGGGTCAATAGTTGTAGCGATGTTAGGAGTTGGACTTGCTGATGGAACAGGACTTTTAAGTGCTTTAATTAAAAAATTAGTTCTTTCTACACCTAGAGTATTAGTATCAGCAATAGTTGTATTTGCAGGGGTTATGTCAAATATAGCATCAGATGCTGGTTATGTTGTATTGATACCTCTTGGAGCAGTAATATTTGCCTCATTTGGAAGACATCCTTTAGCTGGAATAGCAGCAGCTTTTGCTGGAGTATCGGGAGGATTCTCGGCTAACTTATTAATAGGAACTACAGATCCATTATTGGGAGGAATTAGTACATCTGCCGCACAGATAGTACTTCCAGGATATGTAGTAGATGCTACAGCAAACTATTTCTTTATGTTTGCATCAACTTTTCTTATAACAATTATAGGAGCTTGGTTAACAGATAAAGTAGTAGAGCCAAGATTGGGAGAATATACAGGGCCTAAGTTAGAAGTTGATAGTGATGCAGAACTTACAAAACAAGAAAGAAGAGGATTATTTTTATCTCTTATTTCAGTAATAATATTTGTAGTTGTAGTTGTATTTATGATTATTCCAGAAGATGCAGTATTTAAATTAAGTGCAAAAGAAATACAAGCTTTTATAGCTGAAAATCATAGAGAACCAGGAACAATGGAATTATTAAAACCATTCTTCAGTGATTCAATAGTATTTGTTCTAATGCTTGCATTTTTTATACCTGGACTTGTATATGGGGTTAGTGCAGGGACAGTAAAAGATCACAGAGATGTAATTCAAGCGTTAGTAAAATCAATGGCTTCATGTGGACAAGTATTTGTTATTATCTTTATATCAGCTCAATTCGTATATGTATTTACTAAATCAAATATAGGAATAGTTATAGCTGTTAAGTTAGCAAATGTTTTAAAAGATATGGGAATTACAGGAATAGCAGCAGCAGTTGGATTAATATTCTTAACAGCTTTTGTAAACCTATTTATAGGAGGAGCTTCTTCAAAATGGTTGATGTTATCTCCAGTATTTATTCCAATGTTTGTAGAATTAGGACTTACTCCAGAGTATACTCAACTTGCATATAGAATAGGAGATTCAACAACAAATGTTATTTCTCCTTTAATGTCTTACTTCCCTATCATAGTAGGATTTGCTTCTAAATATGCAAAAAATGAAGGAAATATGGGAATGGGAACAGTTATTGCAATGATGCTTCCATACTCAATGGTATTCTTATTTGCTTGGACAGTACTATTTGTAGTGTGGACATTATTAGGATTACCAATTGGACCGGGAGTTTCAATGTTTATGTAA
- a CDS encoding FMN-binding protein gives MKKIIFASLLAVLSITAFGATTEGVGAGYKDDIKVSVETEGDKITAIKVLKMDDTKRIAEPAIEKLTQEIIAQQKVDVDNVAGATYTSLGFKEAVQNAISNAK, from the coding sequence ATGAAAAAAATAATATTTGCTTCACTTCTAGCTGTACTATCTATTACTGCATTTGGTGCTACTACTGAAGGTGTTGGAGCTGGTTATAAAGATGATATAAAGGTTTCTGTTGAAACTGAAGGTGATAAAATTACTGCTATAAAAGTTCTTAAAATGGACGATACTAAAAGAATTGCAGAACCTGCTATCGAAAAATTAACTCAAGAAATAATTGCTCAACAAAAAGTTGATGTTGACAACGTAGCTGGTGCTACTTATACATCTTTAGGATTTAAAGAAGCTGTTCAAAACGCAATAAGTAATGCTAAATAA